A portion of the Lolium rigidum isolate FL_2022 chromosome 1, APGP_CSIRO_Lrig_0.1, whole genome shotgun sequence genome contains these proteins:
- the LOC124683244 gene encoding expansin-A22-like, whose amino-acid sequence MEMRRLDDVSVVAVALMLALLPPAAVADGGWTEAHATFYGDETGAETMQGACGYGNLFQQGYGLDTAALSVELFSDGWACGGCYEIQCHGSPDCKPDPVTVTATNLCPANYSKPTENWCNPPLRHFDLSKPVFLRLVTDFRVGIIPVQYRRVPCAKTGGIRVEMTGNQFWIGVLVFNVAGSGEVKALAVRGSGDGQWRDMKRNWGQIWDGDVHRLVGQGLSFRVVASDGRSVVLDGAVPPTWAIGQSFEGKGQF is encoded by the exons ATGGAGATGAGACGCCTAGACGACGTTTCCGTCGTGGCGGTGGCGCTGATGCTGGCCTTGTTGCCGCCGGCGGCCGTGGCAGACGGCGGCTGGACGGAGGCGCACGCTACGTTCTACGGCGACGAGACCGGAGCCGAGACCATGC AGGGCGCGTGCGGGTACGGCAACCTGTTCCAACAGGGGTACGGGCTGGACACGGCGGCGCTGAGCGTGGAGCTCTTCAGCGACGGCTGGGCCTGCGGCGGCTGCTACGAGATCCAGTGCCACGGCAGCCCGGACTGCAAGCCGGACCCGGTGACGGTGACGGCGACGAACCTCTGCCCGGCCAACTACTCCAAGCCAACCGAGAACTGGTGCAACCCGCCGCTGCGGCACTTCGACCTCTCCAAGCCCGTCTTCCTCCGCCTCGTCACCGACTTCCGCGTCGGCATCATCCCCGTGCAGTACCGCCGCGTGCCGTGCGCCAAGACGGGCGGCATCCGGGTAGAGATGACCGGGAACCAGTTCTGGATCGGCGTGCTCGTCTTCAACGTCGCCGGGTCCGGCGAGGTCAAGGCGCTGGCCGTGAGGGGCTCCGGGGACGGGCAGTGGAGGGACATGAAGAGGAACTGGGGACAGATCTGGGACGGCGACGTCCACAGGCTCGTCGGCCAGGGGCTCTCGTTCCGCGTGGTTGCTAGCGACGGCCGCTCCGTCGTCCTCGACGGCGCCGTGCCGCCGACGTGGGCGATCGGGCAGAGCTTCGAGGGCAAGGGCCAGTTCTGA